The Changchengzhania lutea genomic sequence AAAGCGTGAAGAAAAATATGTTGATGATTTATTGGGAAAAAACACATTTCAACCCGAAGATGGCTGCCCGCTTAAAAGTATTGATGTTAGTGAAACCATACAATTAATTATTATTGACACCCAATGGTATTTAGAAAATTGGAATCAGCATCCAACTATGAACGACGAGTGCGAAATTAAAACCAGAGCACGGTTTTTTGAAGAAATAGAAGGTGAATTAAAAAAGGCACAAAATAAAACGACCGTTTTTGCCATGCATCACCCCATGTATACCAATGGTTCGCATGGTGGTAAATATGCTTTGAAAAAACATTTGTACCCGTTTCAGAGTAAAACGCCACTTCCAGGAATTGCATCGTTTATAACACAACTTAGGACCCAAGGTGGTGTCTCCATTCAAGATCGATATAACGAAAGTTACCATGAATTAATGAGTCGTTTAGAAACCATGACTTTTGGTGCTGATAATATTGTATTCGTTTCGGGGCATGAGCATACCTTGCAGTACATAGAAAATAAAGGCATTAAGCAAATTGTTTCAGGTTCTGGTGCTAAGGCGTCTTTTGCGGAGTTGAGTGATAACGGCTTGTTTTCATCAGGAGAACAAGGTTTTGTGGAGCTTACTATCTTTAAGGACGGAAGCAGTTGGGTAAAATATTTTGGTGAGGAAAATGGCGAACCTAAATTATTATTTCAAAAAGAGGTTTATCCTCCAACTGAGTATTTTGATGTTTCGCATTTACCAAATGCCTTTCCACAAGAAGTTGAAGTGTCTATTTATTCAGAGGAAGAAACTGAGAAAACAGATTTTTTTAAATCGGTTTGGGGTGATCGTTACAGAGAGGTCTATGGCACCAAGATAAAAGCAAAAGTAGCAACCATCGACACGTTATACGGTGGCTTGGAAGTGGTAAGAAAGGGTGGTGGCCACCAAACACGTTCACTGCGTTTAATAACAAAAGACGGAAAGGAATTAAATATGAGGGCACTCAGAAAAAGTGCGACACAGTATCTGCAGTCCGTTATTTTTAAAGACACCTATATTCAGGATGACTTTGAAAAAACAGCTATAGAAAGTTTAATTTTAGACTTTTATACGGCAGCACATCCCTATGCATTTAGTGTAGTTCCAGATTTATCGGATGCCGCTAAGATTTATCATACCAATCCAAAACTATATTATATCCCAAAGCATAAAGCACTAGGGGATTATAACACGGAATATGGCGGGGAGCTGTATATGATTGAAGAACGCCCGGAAGAAGCTTATACAAATGAAAGGAACTTTGGTTACGCCGATGATATTGAAAGTACGCATGATATTATTGAAAAAAGTCGCGAAGATGAAAAATATAAAATCGATGAAAATGCCTTTGTAAGGGCAAGATTATTTGATATGCTTATAGGGGATTGGGACAGACACCAGGATCAATGGCGTTGGGCACAGTTTGATATGGAAAATGGAGACAAGTATTTTAGACCTATTCCTAGAGACCGAGATCAAGTTTTTTCAAATTTTGATGGCGCTTTATTGGGGATTATGAAAATTATTTCTGGTTCTACAAAACAACTTCAAGTTTATGACGAAGAGCTAAAAGATATTGAATGGATGAACAGTGCTGGTATTAAACTAGATCGTGTTATGGTTCAGCAAGCCGATAAAGAAACATGGTTAAAGCACGCCAAGTTTCTTCAAGAAAATGTAACTGATGACGTTATTGACAAGGCCTTTTTAAAAGTACCTGAAGAAGTACGAGACGAAACACTTCAAGAAATAAAAGAAAAGCTTAAAGGTAGGCGTGGAAACCTTCAAGACATTGCAACTCGCTATTATAATTACTTAAATGAACTTGTGATATTAACAGGAACTGATAAAGACGATTATATCGAGGTTACACGAGTAGGTGATAAAGAAACCAATATTAAAATTTCTAGAATTAAAGATGGTGAGAAAGGGGAAGTTATCGTTGATAAGACCTTCAATAAAGACATCACAAAGGAAATCTGGATTTATGGATTAGATGACAAAGATGTTTTTGAAGTCACTGGACAAGCGAACAATTTAATTTTTACAAGACTTATAGGGGGTCAGGAAAATGACACCTATATTATAAAAAACGGTAGACGCATAAAGGTGTATGACCATGAAAGTAAAAAGAATACCGTTCAAGAAAACAATGGTGCTAAAATTAGAATGACCGATGTGTACAACTTGAATCTGTTTGACTTTAATAAAAACATTGTAAGAAATGGCGTTATTACACCGGCCATTGGGTTTAATCCAGACGATGGCTTTTTATTAGGGCTGTCCATGGTTAAAACAACCAATGGGTTTCAGCGAAATCCATTTTCCCAACAACATAGATTTAAAGGTGGATATTATTTTGCAACCAAAGGCTTCTCCTTAAATTATGATGGCGAATTTGCTAACATCATGAATGACTGGAATTTACACATCGGCGGACAATTTACCACCGAAAATTTCACGAATAACTTTTTTGGCTATGGTAATGAAACGGTGAACAATGATGATGAATTAGATTTAGATTACAACAGGGTTAAAACAAGTATCCTTGCAGCCAAGGTTGGGATTCTTAAAAAAGGGAGCTTTGGTAGTGATTATGGCTTTAGAGTCTTATTAGAAGGTATTAAAATTGATGAAACACCAGACAGATTTATCTCTACTTTCATGCCGTTAACTAATGAGGAGTTTTATGAAAGACGTTTCTTTGGGGCTATTGAGTCAGAATTTAATTATGCCAGTTTTGATAATGCCATAAACCCAGCTAAGGGGATGACCTTTCTTTTAACCATTGGTGGTAAAACCGAGTTTAAGGAAACTAAAAATACCTATGGTTATTTAAATTCTAACCTTGGCTTTTATAATTCTTTGTCTACAAACAAACAATTAGTTCTAAAAACAGATGTTAGAACTCAAATACGCGTCGGTGATGACTTGTTATTTTATCAAGCGGCAAATATTGGAGGCAAGAACGGGTTAAGAGGGTTTAGGACTGAACGCTTCACAGGTAGAAATTCATTTGTGGGAAGTGCAGATGTGCGTTATAGTTTCCCATCTTTTAAAACAAATACACTGCCGTTGCAAATTGGGATTTTTACTGGTTTTGATGTAGGTAGAGTATGGGTAAAAAATGATCCTTCTAAAAAATGGCACAACGATTATGGAGGTGGTTTTTGGGTAACTGCCGCAGAGAGTTTATCAGGGACATTCAACTTTTTTAATAGTGAAGAAGGTTTAAGGTTCTCGTTTGGATTTGGTCTTGATTTCTAATACTGTAAAATTGGCCATTTACTTTTTTAACCTATTAAATTTATGAAAGGAAATTTCCATAAGGTTTTTGATTATATTTTTAAGTTGGAAAGTAAAATAGCTTTTTATCCAACTCTTATAAGTTTGGCAGGTTTTCTGTTTGCCTTCTTTATGTATTATATTGAAAATCTCGATGTATCAAAGTATCTCGTTGAAAATGTACCGTGGCTCGTCATAAATAATGTCGATACCGCTAGAATTATACTAGCAACCTTTGTTGCAGGTCTTATCTCTATCATGGTTTTTAGTTTTTCTATGGTAATGATTTTACTCAGTCAAGCATCAAGCAATTTTTCACCTAGAGTTTTACCGGGTCTTATCTCCAACAGAAGACACCAAATTATTTTGGGAATCTACAACTCCTGTTTGTTGTATTGTATATTTACGTTAATAGCCATCGAACCCACTGGAGATAAATACCAGCTCCCCGGATTTTCTGTGCTGTTGGCCATTGTTTTTATGACACTTTGCCTGGGCGCTTTTATATATTTTATCCATTCCATATCCCAAGAAATCCAAATCAATAATATTATGAGTGCTATCTTTAATAAGGCTAAAGGTAGACTTAATAGGTTGATTGAATCTGAAAAGGATACCTCTGCAAAATTTCCAGATGCTTCGAATTGGCAGGTTATAAAATCGCCAACTTCTGGCTATCTTGAAGACATAAGTTTATTGACCATTTATAATGAAATATCTCAGAATGATATAAAAGCAGATATTTTAGTTTATAAGGGCGATTATATTTTTAAGGACGCTCCGCTACTAAATATCGAGAAAAAATTAGACGAAGAAGCCACTAATAATTTGCTGTCTGCCTTTGATTTTTCAAAGAGTGAATTGATAGAAGACAATTATGTATTGGCATTTAAACAAACTACCGAAATTACAGTAAAAGCGATGTCACCAGGTATTAATGATCCTGGAACTGCCGTAAATGCTATAGATTATCTTACCGAGCTTTTTCTATTGCGCATGCAAAAAAAGGATACGAGTTATTATTACGATGCATCTGGAGTGGCTTGGATTCATATTAAGAGTGTCGATTTTAAAACCTTGCTCTACACGGTCATGGCATCGTTAAGAACGTATTGCAAGCACGATGTCATTATAGTTCAGAAATTGTTTGGCATGCTAAAGTATTTGCTGAATTGTGCCGACTGTATTAATAATACTTATAAAGAAAGTGTCAAGGTAGAAGTAGAAAGCCTTTACCAAGATGCTTCAAGCGCTATCGAAAATGAAAACGATTTGGCACTGATTAAAGCTTCAATGGATACTTTTGTAGTATAAATTTTCTTCTAACATGATGGTGGGTCAATTAACTACAGGGCAAACTCACACTTTTTTCAGCCATTTTGTTTACTTAAAAACACACTTAATTATCTGATATTTAGTTAGATAGCTGTTGTTTTTCATTTTAAATTATTGTATATTATACTGATAATCAATAATTTAAGTGTTTTAAAAACAATGAACAAATTCAAGTCTATATTCAGTAAGATAAACGATCCTAGAAGCGATATAAACAAGCTTCATAACTTAGAAGACATCCTTCTTATTGGTATAATTAGTGTGATTTGTGCGGCAGATTCATGGAAAGATATGGAAACTTATGCCAAAGCAAAAGTAGATTTTTTGCGTTCATTTCTTGATTTGCCAAATGGTACGCCCTCTGATGACACCTTTAACCGAGTGTTCTCTTCCATTGATTCAGAACAATTTGAAACCTGTTTTATAGATTGGGTCTCTAATTTGATTGATATAACGGCTGGCGAGGTTATTCCCATTGATGGTAAAACCTTGAGAGGTGCTAAATCTAATGGTAAGAAATCCCCTTTTCACATGGTAAGTGCTTGGGCAAGCAAAAACAATATGGTTTTAGGACAGGTCAAGGTTT encodes the following:
- a CDS encoding DUF2254 domain-containing protein, producing MKGNFHKVFDYIFKLESKIAFYPTLISLAGFLFAFFMYYIENLDVSKYLVENVPWLVINNVDTARIILATFVAGLISIMVFSFSMVMILLSQASSNFSPRVLPGLISNRRHQIILGIYNSCLLYCIFTLIAIEPTGDKYQLPGFSVLLAIVFMTLCLGAFIYFIHSISQEIQINNIMSAIFNKAKGRLNRLIESEKDTSAKFPDASNWQVIKSPTSGYLEDISLLTIYNEISQNDIKADILVYKGDYIFKDAPLLNIEKKLDEEATNNLLSAFDFSKSELIEDNYVLAFKQTTEITVKAMSPGINDPGTAVNAIDYLTELFLLRMQKKDTSYYYDASGVAWIHIKSVDFKTLLYTVMASLRTYCKHDVIIVQKLFGMLKYLLNCADCINNTYKESVKVEVESLYQDASSAIENENDLALIKASMDTFVV
- a CDS encoding metallophosphoesterase; the encoded protein is MKHIIKYFTGILLIVLIHSCATYEPQYANEEDKQNIFPEKEIDKTFYLIGDAGLSPQDGMSLALTAFNKHIEGKKTKNDYTLFLGDNIYPAGLPDKGEEGRSSAENALEAQAKSVKGFKGETIFIPGNHDWYAGGLKGLKREEKYVDDLLGKNTFQPEDGCPLKSIDVSETIQLIIIDTQWYLENWNQHPTMNDECEIKTRARFFEEIEGELKKAQNKTTVFAMHHPMYTNGSHGGKYALKKHLYPFQSKTPLPGIASFITQLRTQGGVSIQDRYNESYHELMSRLETMTFGADNIVFVSGHEHTLQYIENKGIKQIVSGSGAKASFAELSDNGLFSSGEQGFVELTIFKDGSSWVKYFGEENGEPKLLFQKEVYPPTEYFDVSHLPNAFPQEVEVSIYSEEETEKTDFFKSVWGDRYREVYGTKIKAKVATIDTLYGGLEVVRKGGGHQTRSLRLITKDGKELNMRALRKSATQYLQSVIFKDTYIQDDFEKTAIESLILDFYTAAHPYAFSVVPDLSDAAKIYHTNPKLYYIPKHKALGDYNTEYGGELYMIEERPEEAYTNERNFGYADDIESTHDIIEKSREDEKYKIDENAFVRARLFDMLIGDWDRHQDQWRWAQFDMENGDKYFRPIPRDRDQVFSNFDGALLGIMKIISGSTKQLQVYDEELKDIEWMNSAGIKLDRVMVQQADKETWLKHAKFLQENVTDDVIDKAFLKVPEEVRDETLQEIKEKLKGRRGNLQDIATRYYNYLNELVILTGTDKDDYIEVTRVGDKETNIKISRIKDGEKGEVIVDKTFNKDITKEIWIYGLDDKDVFEVTGQANNLIFTRLIGGQENDTYIIKNGRRIKVYDHESKKNTVQENNGAKIRMTDVYNLNLFDFNKNIVRNGVITPAIGFNPDDGFLLGLSMVKTTNGFQRNPFSQQHRFKGGYYFATKGFSLNYDGEFANIMNDWNLHIGGQFTTENFTNNFFGYGNETVNNDDELDLDYNRVKTSILAAKVGILKKGSFGSDYGFRVLLEGIKIDETPDRFISTFMPLTNEEFYERRFFGAIESEFNYASFDNAINPAKGMTFLLTIGGKTEFKETKNTYGYLNSNLGFYNSLSTNKQLVLKTDVRTQIRVGDDLLFYQAANIGGKNGLRGFRTERFTGRNSFVGSADVRYSFPSFKTNTLPLQIGIFTGFDVGRVWVKNDPSKKWHNDYGGGFWVTAAESLSGTFNFFNSEEGLRFSFGFGLDF